CTATCACTAGCCCTCACACAAATATTGTTGCAATTGACTTTGCGTAAGAGCTTGGTGAGCAATTGTGCAGCACACTAAAGAGTGTTGTAATTAATATTGAGTGTAATTCGGaataataattactaaattTGATGTATTTGTTTAACCAAATAATTACACAATAACAATACAATTGGCGGTAATTGAAGAAGTCTCAATTATACTCTTCAATTCTTTTAGCAGCTAGGAGAATTGGCTGAGTAATTACaaaatgttattatttttaaataaatatttattacacaaatattacttttatgtgtACTTACTAACTCATTTGATAAACGAAATAAGAATTCTTCAAGTAATTACTACTTGACATCCATATAATTATTGTGTTGTGTAATAACCCTCATGTTAATGGGTTTCTCTAAATGTACATTTATTTATCACTGCTCGAAATGTGCGGCCAAGACTATAAAGTTGCAATGTACATCATCAACTAACTGCGTACTTGGTGTTCACTAGTACATTTATAAGAATATCCTACTAGTGCATTTATAAGAATTATAAGTTTTgcttgttacaattttttttttaacaaagttTTGCTTGTTACACACATCTACACTCTTTTGTAAATAATGAAGTTTAAAGCTCTTAGAACAATTACAATATTTTAACCAATCTCGGTATGCCTTACCAAGAAGTGAGCATAGATAATTGCTTGCAATCGTACCACATTAAGATTACATTCAGTGGTAAGtataattaaaagaataaacataAACAAGGAGAACACACAAAATGGATAACAACTAACATATAAAAGAGGTGCCaaataaaaaacaagaaaacacaACCAAAAAAGAAATGCTAGAAGGTTCATAATACAATACCAAAATGGAAAAGTACCTCCACTTGTTTGTTCAAATTGCCATCGGTAATTATACAAGCAATCTCCAGTATCCGATCAACTTCGACATTCAAAcctacacatacacataaatgaaccaataaacatatatatgatAAATAAGTGACCAGGAAaactatacatatatttatatagtgaCTTGCCCTGAGTTTCACTTCCATGCAAAGAGAATCAACTTACTAATAGCAGAAAGTAAGTTCACAACATAGCCAACGGGCTGATgagaaatttaatattcttacaTCACACATAAGTAGGTGATAcagataaaaaatattaaatacccATCTTAATCatcattatataaaaaaaacataataaaaaaatacccaTCTTAAGTATATCCGCAAGAAAAAGGAATAAAAGTTGAAATATGaacataaattttataaaattataatattactgCCAGGGATAGTTTTTGTTTTATAGATGTTGGGGCTTTTGCTAAACATAATGTCACCATTTAATAGGCATCTGAAGCATTGTTTTAAATAAGGTTTGAAATTCCACTTCATTTTATGAATTTGGAAAGTATTGAACTCCTTAGAAATTCATTTTCTCTTTTTCGAAAGAACATTTTCTCTTTCTATTCCTTAGGTATTTATCATTTATTCTTCTCCATCTAAAAATAAACTGTCAAGCAAgacataaataaatttgaatgaCAAAAGTTCAGAGAATAGATATACACTATAGTACATATATGAATCATAAACATATTTAGGCAGATCTCCTAAAAGACCTTGCAGAAAACAAGCATGCACTAACTAAGCACTCTTTCATAGTGATCAAACAACAGACTGAGTACTTAGTACTTACCAGTCATTTCTAAGTCGATCCAAACAAGAGGCATCTTATACTCTGTTGAAGGGATATTATGTTTGCTTTTTTCCTCCTTTGCCTCGCTGTCATGGTTGCTTGCTTTGTCATCTTTCATGCCTGCACCAAGAAATCTGCAATAATTAGTAAGAACAATTTGGCCAAACCCAGCAAATTCTCGAAAACACAATCCCAACAATACAAGTTTTCATGATTGACACTATTTATATTCATACACTTCACCAGATGGGTACAGTTAAAAACTAAGGTAAACAGCATAGCAAGCATGACTTGTACCAAAACTAGCTTGTAAAATGTCAACTACACAGTCCATAGCTAAACCTATTAATAgcttttcaataaaaaattcaTTCAACACAGCCTTCTTGTAATTTTACAAATAATGAGCATGTAATATTCAAGTACATTCTCAGGATTCATACGCTCTAAAGcaaccaaaaacaaaaataagatGATAAATAAGTGAAAACTTGGAAAACTCCAATTTAGTTTCAAGATGATAATACAAGAAGATATATTACTGATTATCCCTATTGAAAACAAAACATAGAAATTTCAAGGCAAAACACAAACCAATTAAAAGAAAAACCGCATACAAATATACACAAACTAAACAAGTAAAGAGCCCTAAAATACGAAAGATATAAGAATAAACTGAGTACCAGAACTGGACGCTCCGTGTTTGGGTTCAGAAGCGTTGGAGGCCTCCGCCGCTGCTGCCGCCGCCTCTCGGGCTTGATCATCGTCTTCAGCATCAAGGTCAAGGACAGAGAAAGCATTGGCGAGGGGCTCCATAGCGTTTGCTTCAAGGAGTGTTGGGGTTCACTCCGTTTGGAGCCAATATAATGGGGAAAAGTAGTGTAGGAGGGAAGTGCAATGGACTTCAgtcttacttttttttattcaagTTAACTGCACCTATTTCTATTTTCTAGTTGAGGGggaaaataataaagtaattttgtttaggagtttttttatttttgcacttaaaaataattttttttttttttttgtattttaacggaattctatatagaaactcttattgcaactagcgctgcaacctaaatcgcaacaaaaaatcgtatagcaaTCTACATAGAAACCACCGGtgaaaccactttagaaactcaaaccgtaaatttaaaaaaaaaaaaaaaatatatagagtaatttccctttttttattattattttctagttGTAGGGAAAATAATAAGGTAATGTTTTAAATTAGTACAAAATAATACTATCAACTCGATTATTTTTATTACTTGTTAATAAAAACAATCTGAATAACATGAATagatcaaaaatatatatatatatatagagacaGTTTGTTCATTACACTTAGGGGTGGGCatcatccaatctaatccaattgAATCGAatcgatccaattcaatccaattacaaaaagttggatatccaattacaattggattggattggatgctaaaagttggattctaattggattggatcggttattggatgtcaatctcaaaatccaattaaaaaccgatccaatccaattatatttatataataaaaaaaattgaaaaatatatttattatatttttattagattttttttatatgttgaatttgtaatacttaattgtttagtgtatttattttcatgatattttgttctattttattacttagaaatgttgttgttttaattatttaaaacttttagctacaatacacttgtaagaatagtatatttatgaagtattaaacttaaataaaaagtgatacttagtttttttacttatttttctttatatttttaagctaacattgaaatttaggtgtgtaattggatatccaattaaaaaatcgatccaatccaattagtaattggattgaattggattggattttgaggtctaattggattggatcggatgatgattttccaaatccaattactaattggattggatcggatgatgattttccaaatccaattactaattggattggatcggatgaggaaaaaaaggttggattggatcggatgcccaCCCTATTTGCACCGTTAGATTaagttattattaagttttaatttgacaaaaattGAGCTCAAGTACTATTTTATaccattttaaataatatagagtctatattattattttacaaaatagagtccaaaaaaatatttaccttatatttatatagttGTAGCAAAACTCCCTGATAGGAGTTTGATTCTCCAAAAGTGATAGGCTCATATTCGTAGCACTAAGACTTTGGAGGATATTCTGCTACCTCTAAGACTTCAGCTCTTGGTTCATGTCGAAGTGATCTTGCATACCTTTCTAAGGCCTTCATTGAATTTCCAGCTATGTGAGGGCCTCCAACGATCTCTAGCCTACTTGACACTGGTGTAGGCTGAAGAGGTGCATTGCCCCAAGCTGAAGCTTTAGGTCGTACATACCGCTGAAGAGTAGCATGTTTGCGTCTTATAAGAAAATCTATCTCATCCCGTAACTAATTACACTTATTAGTGTTATGACCGTAATTGTTGTGGTAGCGACAGAATTTGTTCATGTCCCTCTTCCCCGACTCCTTGAAGGGAAAAGGTTTGTAATACGACATTGTTGACTGTGTGGTCGTATAGATCTCCTCTCTTGGATCCAAGAGAATGGAGTAGGTGGTGAATCAAGGCTCATACTCTCGTAAGGGCTTGCCCCCAATCTTAGGTTTCTTTCCACCTGTGGAGTTGCCTGGCTTACCACCGTTGTTGGCTCTCTTTCCTCCGTTCGAACCTCCCTTCTTCCCATTGCCTTGCGCCTTAGCAACAGGGGCTTCAGAATCTGGTGACTTCTTCTTGCCACCTTTTGAGCCCTTGGCTCAAGTGACGGCTTCTTCAAGTTTTATAAAGCCATTTGCTCTATCTAAGAAGTCATTCATGGTGTCCACTGCCTTGAGAGAAAGGTCATAGCACAAAGGACTCACCCCCTTGAGTCCAGCTACGAGTGTCATTACCCTTGTGTCCTCatgataactctaagatttagagttattttcatatctttaagcttgaatttaatgtgaattgtggagcaattaatgtttatattgtgtaattgtgtctagtttgttgtgtctttgtaataaatggaagtgtgtgtgttagtaagtgttaaatagacttatgttattgtttttatgtgttttaagcagaaaaaatacaagaatagttatttgaaaatgtttgggacaaggagaaaaaaggagcaggaaaatgattattgctgactggcattgctGTAGCACtcatcgcgtagcaatttgtcagcccagtaagtttattttggcagatagtccagctggctttaatgaaaagaaaaacgagctgaggtggcggaatttggctattgactcaacaaacatgtggaaaatgaaggacaagtgggtgatgattgggatttccaattagggtaaactttggtaccctaattggggggcaaaaggagaaaaaagaagaaattaGAAAAGAGGTGGCTGCACTTTGAAAAGAGTACGAAAAATACAGCAGTAAGGGTTTCTAAGTACAAAGAAAGAAGAgagtacaaagaagaagaagattgagaagaaggagaagaaggcaacaACCAAGGGAAGGATTTGAGCTCATCACTCATTTCCCTTGCTCTCTACTTCGTTTGTATCATTTCCTTCTTTTCAAGTTCTCTTTAACTCCATGAACAATATATTTTctagttttgagtttttaatttcagctatgaactaaactttttgagatttgggtggttatgaacccttgtatggactagtgttttgattttgcaatgatgaagtaatcttgacttagttcaattagttgtgatgaaatgttgaatgaatgttaatttttggccatttttaacatttagcaagctagatcctacttggaaaagtaagacctagttgaacccttctaattgatgcatgatttttaccttttcttttaggtattaattagtagtgaaataggaatattttgctaccatgtataactaaggatttgatgctctattgggctatttgtgatctaacctgatgtaggaatgcattgtgagattgtgaatggtttattgcaagttttggaaaaagcttgctggtttttttgaaatctgttaactttcccaggattgctgagtcattgctgtgtcattgctgtatcaactgggacatacaagtggaaattaatcacccaagtctattttctaaatctgaaattaccaccattttaatcacttctagtttcttattttttagtttatttagtttaaaaaattaggtctCAAGTTTAGATTCAAAGCTATCAAATTTTCTTGTGAATTAATGtgtgactttattttatttttatttgaaattcttggaattacttttagttgatttaacattatttagtaaaaagtccctgtggagacgaactttgattacttatcattgtattacttgtttgtgattgtgtacacttgcgcaattataaagcaatataattttcacaacaagtttttggcgccgttgccggggattgaTTTAGTGAAATTTTGTTTGTGGAACTTAATTACTATCAATTtggttttttttagtttttcatttgttttattttattttcattgttctaTTTTACGCTTTGTTTGTTTGTCTTGGTTCCTTTTTCAAGGTACTTGGGATGTCTCATCGACAAGTCCTTATGAATTTTGTTCAACATGACTTGGAGTCCTTGTATGAACTATGGTGGAGATACAAGGCACTCCTAATGAGGTTTCCATATCATGGGTTGTCCAAAGAGTGTCAATTAGAAAGCTTCCTAAATGGGTTGAATCCAAGCACACGAAAATGGGTAGAAAGAGGAAATGGTACCACCAATTTCTACCAATTATCAATCGATGAAGCCTATTGGATGTTGGAAGACATGGCGGAGTACAATGAGTGGTGTTGTAATTGTCCAAACAATAATCATGTTTGGGAGGACAACTACAACAATTTGGAGCCAAATTTTGACACTTACACTCAAGTACCAAATGATGAGAAATTGAAGGATTTTCAAGAGTTCAACATAAAAGAAGAGCCTCATCAAATGGTTCAACCAAGCTCACTTGAGGCATTGATTATGGAGTTCATGGCAAAAAATGATGCCTTAATTCAAAGCCAAGCTTCATCCTTGAAGAAATTGGAGAACCAATTTGAGCTTTTGGTGAATGAGTTGCATGATAAATCCCATGAAACTTTGGGTATTGATATGGAAAATTCAAGGGAGAAAGAAGAAAGTGAAAATGTCATTTTGAGGAATGGTAATGAGTTGGAGATACTTGGGGAAAATTTTGAGCAATTACAAGAGCTCACTTCAATCCGAAGTAgtgaaaaaaaagataaggaagCAAGCATTCCAAGTTGGTCAACATTTATTGCTGCTCATAATGCTGTAGCATTATCACAAAGAAATCGCCCTgcttttgaaaaaattcagcaagagCATTTTTGCATTCCTCAAGTCAAAGAGCTCGTGGTAATGGAATATCATGTTTATGAAGATCCTTTTTGGCCACCACCTCCTCCTCCACCATTGGCATGGTACCTTGGCATCCATCTTGTGCATTCATCGAATTCAAGTCAAGTTGAGCATTGTGCCTATTCAATTCCATATCTCGCCAAGCTTGAGGGCGTCCACAACAAAGACCCATTCGTGAGGGCATATGCTACTCTCTATGGGCGGAAGCCGCTCTTTGATGAGTGCTTCTCAAAAAGTCAAGCCGACGACTTTAAATCAAGCGCttcttgggaggcaacccaagctTTCTAAACTTTGTCTTTATTTTGTTTCAAATTCAATAAACATGCAATGTTAAATGGCTTTGACAGTTGCATTGtagttttttctctctttcttttctttttctctcttgtagGTGCAAGCATAAAGTCAAATAGAATTGGACTCACTTATGGAGGTTGACACAAGCAAGTTTGCACATCATTGCCTAGGGAAGTTCTTCTTTAactcttctttatttatttttaaacttgcTCACACATATTTGAGAATTTTGTGCTTAACATGTTTTGGGaaactaaatattatttttttcttttcttttcttttattttgcttgtttgaattttatttttttaggcaTATGTGCTTTGGTTTGGTGATTTTCCACATTCTAATACATGATTGATAGTGTGCATAGCTTgttgaaaaatgtaaatattgttTGAGCTTGTGACTAATTCTTGTGCTAGTTTCATTTTGATTGAGATATGTCTAATTTTGAGCACGAATGCCTTGATCATTTTATTGTGTGTGATTTGGTGAAAGTTTGTGTAAATATATGATTTTGTGATCTCACAAGTCTTAGAATTTTGTTTGATTCTctcttgaggcgaaatcctagaCAATGCTTAACCAAAGACATGATTTAGGCCATTTTTGGACCGTTTGAGCCTTTTGAGCCAACCATGATATTATTTTATCCCTAGTCACCCTCTTTGAgcataattgaatccctttaattttttttttaccacatGTAAGCCTAACTAAATACAAATCTTCTCACCATATACCCTTTGAGCACCTTATCATCATAAGATAATTGTTTGTTGTGTCATGAAGGGGGTGGGAGGAGGGTAATTTTGGTTGAGTGGTAATTGGGTGAGTGTTTTCATtgtgtaattttattattttcaccaTTGGGGATAATGTTGAATATTAAGTTGGGGGAGAgttaccatatttttttttttgaaagatacCATATTTTTTGTACATTgccattattatatttgtattgttagttattcaaaaaaaaaaaaaagagaaaaaaaaaagagtgtttaaaattaagtttggggtgtgccaccccttgaaaaaaaatgtgtttaaaattaagtttggggtgtgccacccttgcaaaaaaaaaaaaaacaaaaaaaaaaaagaagagcagGATTTTTTTTAGAAGCTTGAAGTCCCAGGTGTTATAGCATTGCTTCAGCATTCTGGAGCAgagacacaaaaaaaaaatgctatgcTAAGGCATTGCTATAACTCCTGGGAGCACattattttggaaaattttgGGGCAATAAATAATGGCAATATTAATACTCAAATTTTTTGTGGGATATTCTTTGAGGAAGTAAGTGTGAGGTCTCATTTTGGTCTTAGAAAAATTAAGGTGTTT
The Cannabis sativa cultivar Pink pepper isolate KNU-18-1 unplaced genomic scaffold, ASM2916894v1 Contig1, whole genome shotgun sequence genome window above contains:
- the LOC133032998 gene encoding oligoribonuclease-like isoform X2 encodes the protein MEPLANAFSVLDLDAEDDDQAREAAAAAAEASNASEPKHGASSSGMKDDKASNHDSEAKEEKSKHNIPSTEYKMPLVWIDLEMTGLNVEVDRILEIACIITDGNLNKQVEGPDLVIHQTKECLDRMGEWCQSHHAASGLTKKVIHSTISEREAENQIKGKPQLKKVNTEQWMISGKASWNSNTSKRIYLKLQSQKGDGEMDVGLSVNFQCGGLIFHGTST